One stretch of Pirellulales bacterium DNA includes these proteins:
- a CDS encoding DUF1501 domain-containing protein — translation MLTIFGRRSDRASSLSRRNFLQIGALSAFASTINLADVFRVQAAQQARRHKSVINIFLGGGPPHQDMFDLKMDAPSEIRGEFQPIQTKVPGIQIGETFPRIASLMDRCAIIRSVVGATGGHDAWQCMTGWAPRDLSIMGGHPSVGAVATKVLGPVDPSVPTFVGLADKTSHMPWSDPGTPGFLGPAYRCFKPEGVGLEDMKLTDITLDRLGDRKALLSSFDRLRRDVDNRGTMQAADTFTQQAFNVLSSSKLLEALDLSKEDPAVRARYGDGKPYKFQYDGAPTANEHLLIARRLVEVGVRCVTLSYGRWDSHGDNFNLVRDHGGKLDQCLSALIEDLEARDMLQDTTVIAWGEFGRTPKVNNGAGRDHWPKVSCAILAGGGMKTGQVIGATNRLGEFATERPVNFQDVIATLYHNIGINPAVTHVVDPVGRPQPLVEGQVISELV, via the coding sequence ATGCTGACGATCTTTGGTCGCCGCTCGGACCGAGCAAGCAGCCTGTCGCGACGCAACTTTTTGCAGATCGGCGCGCTGTCGGCTTTTGCCAGCACCATCAACCTGGCCGATGTCTTTCGTGTCCAAGCGGCACAGCAGGCGCGCCGACACAAATCGGTGATCAACATCTTCCTGGGAGGCGGACCTCCGCACCAGGATATGTTCGATCTGAAGATGGACGCACCGTCCGAAATCCGGGGTGAGTTCCAGCCGATCCAGACCAAGGTCCCCGGCATTCAGATTGGCGAAACTTTTCCGCGCATCGCCAGCTTGATGGACCGGTGCGCGATCATTCGCTCGGTCGTCGGCGCCACCGGCGGTCACGACGCCTGGCAATGCATGACGGGTTGGGCCCCGCGCGATTTGAGCATCATGGGGGGACACCCCAGCGTCGGCGCTGTCGCGACGAAGGTGCTCGGCCCGGTCGATCCCTCGGTGCCGACGTTTGTCGGATTGGCGGATAAGACATCGCACATGCCCTGGTCCGATCCGGGCACGCCCGGATTCTTGGGCCCCGCCTATCGGTGCTTCAAGCCCGAGGGGGTCGGCCTCGAAGATATGAAGCTCACGGATATCACGCTCGATCGATTGGGAGATCGCAAGGCTCTGCTGTCGAGCTTCGATCGTTTGCGTCGCGATGTCGACAACCGCGGCACGATGCAGGCGGCCGACACGTTCACGCAACAAGCGTTTAACGTATTGTCGAGCAGCAAATTGCTCGAGGCGCTCGACCTTTCCAAAGAAGACCCCGCCGTGCGTGCCCGTTACGGCGACGGTAAGCCGTACAAGTTCCAATACGACGGTGCGCCGACGGCTAACGAGCATTTGCTGATCGCTCGCCGGCTCGTCGAGGTGGGCGTGCGTTGCGTTACGCTTAGCTACGGCCGTTGGGACAGCCACGGCGATAACTTCAACTTGGTGCGCGACCACGGCGGCAAGCTCGACCAGTGCTTGAGCGCCCTGATCGAAGATCTGGAAGCACGCGATATGCTCCAGGACACCACGGTTATCGCCTGGGGCGAGTTCGGTCGCACGCCGAAGGTTAACAATGGGGCAGGTCGCGATCACTGGCCGAAGGTCAGTTGCGCGATTCTGGCCGGCGGCGGCATGAAGACCGGCCAGGTCATCGGCGCCACCAACCGCTTGGGCGAGTTTGCCACCGAGCGTCCTGTCAATTTCCAGGACGTGATCGCCACGTTGTACCACAACATCGGCATCAATCCGGCCGTGACGCACGTCGTCGATCCGGTGGGCCGGCCGCAACCGCTGGTCGAAGGCCAAGTTATTAGCGAGTTGGTGTAG
- a CDS encoding acyltransferase family protein translates to MGASLPLSIASGSLSASSAPIPIIHLLRAIGSHLIVWHHLAFYGPVSDIAYTTSPVVFDWLVDYGRMAVQVFFVMGGFVTARKLSRPQQWTPRILGREIVARYRRIGIPYLTALLLAVAANEVARRSMEHESISATPSMTQLVAHAFFLQDVLDYEPVSAGIWYLAIDFQLGLLTLVILAASQWMRGAQGRDAEAGFRTAQYVFWPLAAASLLWLNRFEQFDHYALYFFGSYFGGMVVAWTLAGRLPRTALLAYVGLMAAALAVDWRPRLVVSVATGLTIFFAEATRERRNAWTSWASGLARFWGDRSYSLFLIHFPVCLVITAWIAEYVVDRPHAALGVMILEYAVSLIAAVAFYRFVEGRTLRTGSKREAPSLRTAAQAS, encoded by the coding sequence ATGGGTGCATCGTTACCGTTGTCGATTGCCTCGGGCTCGCTCTCCGCGAGTTCTGCGCCGATTCCCATTATCCATTTACTGCGCGCGATCGGATCGCATTTGATCGTGTGGCATCACCTGGCCTTTTACGGGCCGGTGTCGGACATTGCCTACACGACGTCGCCGGTCGTATTCGACTGGCTGGTGGATTACGGGCGGATGGCGGTGCAGGTGTTCTTCGTGATGGGAGGCTTCGTGACGGCCCGCAAGCTGAGCCGGCCCCAGCAATGGACGCCGCGGATCTTGGGGCGCGAAATCGTGGCCCGTTATCGGCGCATCGGAATTCCGTACCTAACGGCGCTATTGCTGGCCGTCGCAGCCAACGAAGTAGCGCGTCGCTCGATGGAGCACGAATCGATTTCGGCCACCCCGTCGATGACGCAACTCGTGGCCCACGCCTTCTTCCTGCAGGATGTCCTGGACTACGAGCCGGTTTCGGCCGGAATCTGGTATCTGGCCATCGATTTTCAACTGGGCCTGTTGACCCTGGTCATCCTGGCGGCCTCCCAATGGATGCGCGGTGCCCAAGGGCGCGATGCCGAGGCCGGTTTCCGAACGGCTCAATATGTATTCTGGCCGCTGGCCGCGGCGTCTTTATTGTGGCTAAATCGCTTCGAGCAATTCGACCATTATGCGTTGTACTTCTTTGGCAGTTACTTCGGCGGCATGGTCGTGGCGTGGACGCTGGCTGGTCGCCTGCCTCGAACGGCGCTCTTGGCCTACGTGGGACTAATGGCTGCGGCGTTGGCCGTCGATTGGCGGCCCCGGCTCGTCGTGTCGGTCGCCACTGGGTTGACGATTTTCTTCGCCGAGGCAACGCGCGAACGGCGCAACGCTTGGACAAGTTGGGCCTCGGGTTTGGCGCGCTTTTGGGGGGACCGGTCCTACAGCTTGTTCCTGATCCACTTCCCCGTGTGCCTCGTGATCACGGCCTGGATCGCAGAGTACGTCGTCGATCGGCCGCACGCGGCACTTGGCGTGATGATCCTAGAATATGCAGTCAGCCTGATCGCGGCCGTCGCCTTCTATCGATTCGTAGAGGGGCGCACACTGCGAACTGGGTCGAAACGCGAAGCGCCTTCGCTACGGACCGCGGCGCAGGCTTCCTAG